Proteins co-encoded in one Bacillus paramycoides genomic window:
- a CDS encoding bifunctional folylpolyglutamate synthase/dihydrofolate synthase, which yields MIHTYEEAIGWIHSRLKFGIKPGLERMRWMLEELGNPERHIKCVHLAGTNGKGSTLTYMRYMLEDAKYKVGTFTSPYIETFNERISVNGTPIADEEITELVKMVKPVVEKLDETDLGEATEFEIITVMAICYFGKVNFCDVVLFETGLGGRFDSTNVIHPVLTIITNIGHDHMHILGNTIGEIAYEKAGIIKSGVPVITGVQDEEALQVIQKVAKENRANLYEMGNHFIALHKQSSEDGEQFDFTCPFASFEDVRISMKGSHQVGNAALALMAVMYVKTYLSFLIEEEEIRTGLQEAYWVGRFEKLQSNPDIIIDGAHNPEGIESLVKTVESHYKDKNVIVLFTALGDKQLHNMVGQLETIADEIVFTTFAFDRAISAGELASYSKKESKLVFENWKEAIDKKIEMIGENDVFIITGSLYFISEVRKYIREKN from the coding sequence GTGATACATACATACGAAGAAGCGATAGGGTGGATTCATAGCCGATTGAAGTTTGGTATTAAACCAGGATTAGAAAGAATGAGATGGATGCTAGAAGAACTCGGAAATCCAGAACGTCACATAAAATGTGTTCATCTTGCTGGTACAAATGGAAAAGGTTCAACGTTAACATATATGCGCTACATGTTAGAAGACGCAAAATATAAGGTAGGGACATTTACCTCCCCTTATATTGAGACATTTAACGAACGTATTAGTGTGAACGGCACACCAATTGCAGATGAAGAGATTACTGAACTTGTAAAGATGGTAAAGCCAGTCGTTGAAAAGCTAGATGAGACGGATTTAGGGGAAGCGACCGAGTTTGAAATTATTACTGTTATGGCAATTTGTTATTTCGGTAAAGTTAATTTCTGTGATGTTGTTTTATTTGAAACAGGGCTTGGAGGGCGCTTTGATTCTACGAATGTGATTCATCCTGTTCTCACGATTATTACAAATATCGGCCATGATCATATGCATATTTTAGGAAATACAATAGGAGAAATTGCATATGAAAAGGCGGGGATTATTAAGTCTGGTGTTCCGGTTATTACTGGTGTGCAAGATGAGGAAGCGTTGCAAGTCATTCAAAAAGTTGCAAAGGAAAATCGTGCAAACTTATATGAGATGGGTAACCATTTTATAGCGTTACATAAACAGTCTAGCGAAGATGGAGAACAGTTCGATTTCACTTGTCCTTTTGCCTCTTTTGAAGATGTACGCATCTCAATGAAAGGCAGCCATCAAGTAGGAAACGCAGCACTTGCACTTATGGCAGTCATGTATGTAAAAACATACTTATCATTTTTAATTGAGGAAGAAGAAATAAGAACGGGATTACAGGAAGCGTATTGGGTTGGGCGCTTTGAAAAACTGCAAAGTAATCCAGATATTATTATAGATGGTGCTCATAACCCAGAAGGTATTGAAAGCCTTGTAAAAACGGTAGAATCACATTACAAAGATAAAAATGTAATAGTTTTATTTACTGCTCTTGGTGATAAACAATTGCATAATATGGTAGGTCAATTAGAAACCATCGCCGATGAAATTGTTTTTACAACATTCGCCTTTGATCGCGCGATTTCAGCAGGCGAGCTTGCGTCGTATTCAAAGAAAGAATCAAAGTTAGTTTTTGAAAATTGGAAAGAAGCAATTGATAAGAAGATTGAAATGATTGGAGAAAATGATGTTTTTATCATAACAGGTTCTCTTTACTTCATTTCGGAAGTTCGAAAATATATTCGCGAGAAAAACTAG
- a CDS encoding stage II sporulation protein B has product MDKQSRTISVKVNGTEAKYEEKKKDEFEWMVVESERPKNVVPFQKTKVMSTEKKRKKWSNTLIAIVATAIIIGTVFGMGMLQLLKGQGATGGSEVTASKQVQNEESKVGGTAEQTPAQKEEKQKAQTGTSLNPMKLFFVQGGIYSSEEKGQAALEEWKGNGGVAALKPSGDKYALVVGIASDEQGINQLMTQYKNDNVSVLKKDWDITDKALLKDNKEVGSFLTKVQPLYTHLAKYASSVQGSGKSNAKDIGAIEKEWKAIEKEGKSMKQEEAKKLYMYTSVAVQTAKDGKGDKESLAKLNQVIIDGMLSYEKIVSQKAK; this is encoded by the coding sequence ATGGACAAGCAATCACGAACAATCTCAGTGAAAGTGAATGGAACAGAAGCGAAGTATGAGGAGAAGAAGAAAGATGAATTTGAATGGATGGTAGTAGAAAGTGAAAGACCGAAAAACGTTGTTCCGTTTCAAAAAACGAAAGTAATGTCTACGGAAAAAAAACGAAAGAAGTGGAGCAATACGTTAATTGCAATCGTTGCAACTGCGATTATTATTGGTACGGTGTTTGGGATGGGAATGCTACAGTTACTGAAAGGACAAGGTGCGACAGGGGGAAGCGAAGTAACAGCTTCAAAGCAGGTGCAAAATGAAGAATCAAAGGTAGGTGGAACGGCAGAACAAACACCAGCACAAAAAGAGGAAAAACAAAAAGCGCAGACAGGAACGTCATTAAATCCAATGAAATTATTTTTTGTTCAAGGAGGAATTTATTCTTCTGAAGAAAAGGGACAGGCCGCTCTTGAAGAGTGGAAAGGTAATGGAGGCGTTGCAGCTTTAAAACCGAGCGGTGATAAGTATGCATTAGTTGTTGGTATTGCTAGCGATGAACAAGGCATAAACCAATTAATGACGCAGTATAAAAATGATAATGTTTCCGTATTGAAAAAGGATTGGGATATAACAGATAAAGCGTTACTAAAAGATAATAAAGAAGTTGGGTCGTTTTTAACAAAAGTACAGCCATTATATACTCATTTAGCAAAATATGCTTCTAGCGTACAAGGTAGTGGGAAAAGTAATGCGAAAGATATAGGTGCGATTGAAAAAGAGTGGAAAGCGATCGAAAAAGAAGGGAAAAGTATGAAGCAAGAAGAAGCAAAGAAATTGTATATGTATACGTCAGTAGCTGTGCAAACAGCGAAGGATGGAAAAGGTGATAAGGAATCTTTGGCGAAATTAAATCAAGTTATTATTGACGGTATGCTTTCATATGAAAAAATTGTTTCACAAAAGGCAAAATGA
- a CDS encoding valine--tRNA ligase — MSNTEKNLPTKYDHMSVEEGLYQWWLEGKYFEATGDEKKQPYTIVIPPPNVTGKLHLGHAWDTTLQDILTRTKRMQGYDVLWLPGMDHAGIATQAKVEGKLREEGISRYDLGREKFLEKAWEWKEEYASHIRQQWGKVGLGLDYSRERFTLDEGLSDAVNKVFVQLYEKGLIYRGEYIINWDPATRTALSDIEVIHKEVQGAFYHMNYPLTDGSGHIRIATTRPETMLGDTAVAVHPEDDRYKHLIGKTVTLPIVGREIPIIADEYVEKDFGTGVVKITPAHDPNDFEVGNRHDLPRILVMNEDGSMNEKAGKYNGMDRFECRKALVKDLQEAGVLVEIEPHMHSVGHSERSGAVVEPYLSTQWFVKMAPLAEKAVALQQKEEEKVTFVPERFENTYLRWMENIHDWCISRQLWWGHRIPAWYHKETGEVYVGTEAPADIENWNQDNDVLDTWFSSALWPFSTLGWPNEDAADFKRYYSTDALVTGYDIIFFWVSRMIFQGLEFTGERPFKDVLIHGLVRDEQGRKMSKSLGNGIDPMEVIEKYGADAMRFFLSTGSAPGQDLRFSMEKVESTWNFINKIWNASRFVLMNMDDMKYEEIDLTGEKSVADKWILTRLNETIESVTRNMDKYEFGEAGRSLYNFIWDDFCDWYIEMAKLPLYGEDEAAKKTTRSILAYVLDQTMRLLHPFMPFVTEKIWQHLPHEGESITVAAWPTVREDLQDTEAAAEMHLLVDIIRSVRNIRAEVNTPMSKKVQMQIKAKDEAVLAQLTKNSSYIERFCNPSELTIQTDLQAPEKAMTAIVTGAELFLPLADLINLDEEKARLEKELEKFDKEVERVQKKLSNQGFVAKAPAAVIEGERAKEQDYLEKREAVRQRLADLEK, encoded by the coding sequence ATGTCAAATACGGAAAAGAATTTACCAACTAAATATGATCATATGTCCGTTGAAGAAGGCCTTTATCAGTGGTGGCTAGAAGGCAAATATTTTGAAGCAACAGGAGACGAGAAGAAGCAACCTTATACAATTGTAATTCCACCTCCGAACGTAACTGGTAAGTTACACTTAGGTCACGCTTGGGATACAACTCTTCAAGATATTTTAACTCGTACGAAGCGTATGCAAGGTTACGATGTATTATGGCTTCCAGGAATGGACCATGCGGGTATCGCAACACAAGCGAAAGTAGAAGGAAAACTTCGTGAAGAAGGTATTTCACGTTACGATCTTGGCCGTGAGAAATTCCTTGAAAAAGCTTGGGAGTGGAAAGAAGAATACGCTTCTCACATTCGTCAACAATGGGGGAAAGTTGGTTTAGGACTAGACTATTCTCGTGAACGTTTCACATTAGACGAAGGTTTATCTGATGCGGTTAATAAAGTATTCGTTCAATTATACGAAAAAGGCTTAATTTACCGCGGTGAATATATTATCAACTGGGATCCAGCAACACGCACAGCTCTTTCTGATATTGAAGTAATTCATAAAGAAGTTCAAGGTGCATTCTACCATATGAACTATCCATTAACAGATGGTTCTGGTCATATTCGTATTGCAACAACTCGTCCAGAAACGATGCTTGGTGATACAGCAGTAGCGGTTCATCCAGAAGACGATCGTTACAAGCATTTAATCGGAAAAACAGTTACACTTCCAATCGTAGGCCGTGAGATTCCGATTATTGCTGATGAGTATGTAGAAAAAGATTTCGGAACAGGCGTTGTAAAAATTACACCAGCTCATGACCCAAATGACTTTGAAGTAGGTAACCGTCATGACTTACCACGTATCTTAGTAATGAACGAAGATGGATCGATGAACGAAAAAGCTGGTAAGTATAACGGCATGGATCGTTTCGAATGCCGTAAAGCGTTAGTAAAAGATTTACAAGAAGCGGGCGTATTAGTAGAAATCGAGCCTCATATGCATTCAGTAGGTCATAGTGAGCGTAGTGGTGCAGTTGTTGAGCCTTACTTATCAACACAATGGTTCGTAAAAATGGCTCCACTTGCTGAGAAGGCAGTAGCACTTCAGCAAAAAGAAGAAGAGAAAGTAACGTTCGTACCAGAGCGTTTCGAAAACACATATTTACGTTGGATGGAAAACATTCACGACTGGTGTATCTCTCGTCAATTATGGTGGGGACACCGCATTCCAGCTTGGTATCATAAAGAAACTGGTGAAGTATACGTAGGTACAGAAGCACCAGCAGATATTGAAAACTGGAATCAAGATAACGACGTACTTGATACATGGTTCAGTTCAGCACTATGGCCATTCTCAACACTTGGTTGGCCAAATGAAGATGCAGCAGATTTCAAACGTTACTATTCAACAGATGCACTAGTAACGGGTTATGACATCATCTTCTTCTGGGTATCTCGTATGATTTTCCAAGGTTTAGAGTTTACAGGCGAGCGTCCATTTAAAGATGTATTAATTCACGGTTTAGTTCGTGATGAGCAAGGACGTAAAATGAGTAAATCTCTTGGTAACGGTATTGACCCAATGGAAGTTATCGAGAAGTACGGTGCAGATGCAATGCGTTTCTTCTTATCAACGGGAAGTGCCCCAGGTCAAGACTTACGTTTCAGCATGGAAAAAGTAGAATCTACTTGGAACTTCATTAATAAAATTTGGAATGCATCACGTTTCGTATTAATGAACATGGATGATATGAAGTATGAAGAAATCGATTTAACTGGTGAAAAATCAGTTGCAGATAAGTGGATTTTAACTCGTTTAAATGAAACAATCGAAAGCGTAACACGTAACATGGATAAATATGAGTTCGGTGAAGCTGGTCGTTCATTATACAACTTCATTTGGGACGATTTCTGTGACTGGTACATTGAAATGGCGAAACTTCCTCTATACGGTGAAGATGAAGCAGCTAAGAAAACAACTCGTTCTATTTTAGCTTACGTATTAGACCAAACAATGCGTCTATTACACCCATTCATGCCATTCGTAACAGAGAAGATTTGGCAACATTTACCGCACGAAGGCGAATCTATTACAGTAGCAGCGTGGCCAACAGTTCGCGAAGATTTACAAGATACAGAAGCTGCAGCAGAAATGCACCTTCTAGTTGATATCATTCGCTCTGTTCGTAACATCCGTGCAGAAGTTAATACGCCAATGAGCAAAAAAGTTCAAATGCAAATTAAAGCAAAAGACGAGGCTGTACTTGCTCAACTTACGAAAAACAGCTCTTACATTGAGCGTTTCTGTAACCCGAGCGAATTAACAATTCAAACGGACTTACAAGCGCCAGAAAAAGCAATGACTGCAATCGTAACAGGTGCAGAGTTATTCTTACCGTTAGCTGATCTTATCAATCTTGATGAAGAGAAAGCGCGTCTTGAGAAAGAACTTGAGAAGTTCGACAAAGAAGTAGAACGTGTACAGAAGAAACTTTCAAACCAAGGTTTCGTAGCAAAAGCTCCTGCAGCAGTTATTGAAGGAGAGCGTGCGAAAGAGCAAGATTACCTAGAAAAACGCGAAGCAGTTCGCCAACGTCTAGCAGATCTTGAGAAATAA
- the ysxE gene encoding spore coat protein YsxE, translating into MDMELRNRYEPIVRQYKLDTQHMEEHGSVTKIYTNQGPYALKKIEGRKLERNNFLHHIQFLKEKGFSNYVPIYHATDGNYILSDGTYNYYLMPWLERAEGNGEDNDQYHKMFQTLGTLHQKTVKEETYTEEDLEKHYTNISDRWENDGEMLEEFLVESEAKWYMSPFELQYCTYYHHVMRAREFATKQLKEWNDAMKEKEKTRITFVHGNVSLNHFLFDYERNGYFISLEKSKFATPVQDIVGFYSRSLNTYPIARSDRFEWYQMYQKNFPFTKEEQLLMFAYMTYPSQFIRQIQSYKKRRESRNEENELLGVKSLQQAHWLVSNIEYFLSQLQAAQQGNG; encoded by the coding sequence GATACGCAGCATATGGAAGAGCACGGAAGTGTAACGAAAATTTATACGAATCAAGGTCCATATGCGCTCAAGAAAATAGAAGGCAGGAAGTTAGAGCGGAATAACTTTCTGCACCATATTCAATTTTTGAAAGAGAAAGGTTTCTCAAATTATGTACCTATATACCATGCGACGGATGGAAATTATATTTTAAGTGATGGTACGTATAACTATTATTTAATGCCGTGGTTAGAACGTGCGGAAGGAAACGGCGAGGATAATGATCAATACCATAAAATGTTTCAGACTCTCGGAACGTTGCATCAAAAAACGGTAAAAGAAGAAACGTATACAGAAGAAGATTTAGAGAAACATTATACGAATATATCCGATCGCTGGGAAAACGATGGTGAGATGTTAGAAGAGTTTCTTGTAGAATCGGAAGCGAAATGGTATATGTCTCCGTTTGAATTGCAATATTGTACGTACTATCATCATGTAATGAGAGCGCGTGAGTTTGCAACGAAGCAATTAAAAGAGTGGAACGATGCGATGAAAGAAAAAGAAAAAACACGTATTACTTTTGTGCATGGCAACGTATCACTTAATCATTTTTTATTTGATTATGAACGGAATGGCTATTTCATTAGTTTAGAAAAATCGAAGTTTGCAACACCAGTGCAAGATATTGTAGGGTTCTATTCTCGGTCGTTAAACACATATCCAATTGCGCGAAGTGATCGGTTTGAATGGTATCAAATGTATCAAAAAAATTTCCCTTTTACGAAAGAAGAGCAACTACTCATGTTTGCGTACATGACGTATCCATCGCAATTTATTCGGCAAATTCAGTCTTATAAAAAAAGAAGAGAGAGCCGTAATGAGGAAAATGAACTTCTCGGAGTAAAGAGTTTGCAACAAGCGCATTGGCTCGTTAGCAATATAGAATATTTCCTTTCGCAATTACAAGCTGCCCAGCAGGGGAACGGGTAA